The Plasmodium chabaudi chabaudi strain AS genome assembly, chromosome: 4 nucleotide sequence GTATATTAGGATTTCCTTTTCATATTCCTGCATgatcttttttaatttctatatccttaaataatttcttaTTAACTTGCAAAAGATGTTTTAACTTCTCTTTTtgatcatataataaagctGATGTTAATATagcaaatgaaaataacattgattttttaaatttattattattaaatggaTATGTGTTAAAATTCATGAAACGGGTATAGTTTAATTTATTGTTTAAAACGGAGTATTGATTTgctgttatttttttatctatcTTAATGtacttttcattatatttctGTTGTTTTAATCTTTCATCGTCACTCAATTTATAACTAACAAGTTTAGCAACGAATGGGCCCACATTATCTCCATTTTCTATGAAAACCTGCACATGTTaagaaaattatcaaaatatttatacacaCATAAAATATCTACATATGTGGATAATAAGAGAGTTGTACATGCTAATACGACTTCTTATTCGACCACTCAATATGATCACgtacatgcatatatataatcataaGTGCTGAACAAAATGATGACACCTTTCTTTATCTAACCTTATGTGTATCATCACAATATGGAAATTTTGCTGATTGCCAACATCGACAAATTCGTATAATCTTTTCTTTCTCATTTTCAGAAGGGCAACTTTCTACTAGCTAAATTTtgtgcataaaaaaattgttaatattaatatggcTTGGTACAAAGTAtgacataaaataaacatttagTCAAAACATAATCCATAATTTTCAATCTTTTTAACACTTACATGATTGTACTGAGGGAACTTGTTTGTATTGAAGTTTATATGCTCAAGATATTCTAAAGGGtctttcatattttcatcatatttatcatactaacaaaaattcatatattttaatttattttacacataaattttatatccctattttttcttcgcaaaagtatattttcttatacTCAGCTTAACATATAAAAGTTAAtcctattttaaaaaattaaagtattattaaaaatgaaaataaaaaaaattaaactccaaaaaaattataaatatgtatataattgtatatttataaatttacttTCATCCCatagtttatatttaatatacgCGTAACATTTGTATACTGCACAAAGTATgtatgatatttttttgtcatgTAACAAGAGCATATGCTTGTTTGAAGGACataaacttattttttataccaTCATTTCAAGGGATATACTACTTGAAAATTAATCaaataagtataaaataataataagagAGTTATAACAGTATTTAGTGGCTACAATAGCAACAAGTATTATCTTCAATCctttttcaataaaataataattttcattgtatatatttcttaaaaatGCCAAATTAGTACATACTATGGCTACccctttttatatatacccTTTTAACAAACTCTATAAAACAGGTTGTATTAAGGGTTTTccaaattttatgaaatttattttttctttacaaAAGGAACATATTTACATGTCCCATATATCAGTTATCAAACATATATGGCTATAAATAATGccataatttgtttttattattataacagataaattaaaaaaatagtttaatttttgtttaatgGATATATAATCCTATATCGAAAAAGGTGtacttatttaaaaataatgaaagcACACACACATGATTCATATATGTGTGGATACAGCAAAAATAgcgaataaaaaatgtaggatgaaaataattatattactcaaaaaaaataaataatgaacgtataataacatatatCGTTCATTCtaaattatgtaaattttattaaaaatacagaTAAAAACACAAGTgtacaattaaaaaatatacaaataagagaaaacaaataatgcACACACCTATGCAAACATATTAAGTTACATAATTTAgtgcatataaatttatgttttcttaataaataaaatttccattttttatcaaaaactttcagcattatatattaaaacagTCAAATATGATAATGCAGAAATCTTAGGTACCTCCATAATTTCgcataaatatgtacatcAAATATTTCTACTAGTACAAATTATAATGctaaaacaatatttaatcaaaccattttttaatatcccCTTTCTTTGCATTCACATTATAAGCATTCTATATGGCATTCCCCCACAGCTTTATACGAcagtaaaatatataatctaTGGAAtatgtgaaaataaaatcaatCGCTTTTTTATGgcagaaaatatttttttttcattttcttggTTTAGTTAAAATACCCACCAAATGAATTGTTATTTCTCTTGTccttatcattttttgttgtatttttatttttcttaaaagaataatcatttgtataattatcattatcattatcaACATTCCATGTGTCTTTAAAACCAACATATTTTGTAGACCCATCagatttatacatatattcatgccttttaaaagataaatttTCTGGgatttcataattattttcattacaaaaaatacaaaattcttcatatattgaatttaataattgtactaataattcaattccttttttatataaaactaAATCATCTCCTATAACTGATATATGCATTCTTTCAGCAATTGGAGCTTCGTTTAATGCTTTCCCTTTTATTTCTATAGACAATTTATTGTTTGTATTCTCATTTacatatgatatattacaattattcaagcctaatatttttttcataacatCAAATTCTGTTGGATATCcaaatatatcaattaaTTCAAATCTACTTAATCTTTTAGTAGCATATGGATTATCATTATGctcatttttcatattattattttgattaaaATTGgggtttatattattataattagaATGATTtgatgttttatttttaacttgATTTTTTGCaaacatattatttgtattttcattatttttatttcttccaTTTTGGGGATTACTCATCATACCTCCATTTCCATTCACTCGTGAAATATCATTAGGTCCGCTaccattttcatcattattatttcctcCATTGttttgtaataaattaGCTAGCTTCTTCAACATATCAACTGTATTTTCACTATCTTGGTTTCcattatttgatttattcTGAACATTAGTTGGATCATTAGCAGAAAATGGAAGAAATTGCTCAATTACTTTTCCTTCATTAAGTGTAATGCACCTAATAGTACCGATATCATTAATTGTTAATCCGTTAATATCTTTTCTTACTTGTTGTATCATATTTGGGTCGTTAAATGTTATTTGAGCTGCTgctttatcatttaatattCTTATAGTTTTTGCTCctttataatatgaaaataatgtttttaaatcgttttcatcaaaaataaatgcattCTGAGGATTGTCAATATATAGTCCTAGTGAATTGTTATTCGTTTTTATACTGTTCACAGTATTTCCGCTATTTCCACTGTTTCCGTTATTCACATTATTATTGCTCATGCTATTGTCTCCGCTATTGTTATTGTACATACTATTGTTCATATGCATTTTActcatattcattttattgcttccattattattatactgCTTAGCATCACGAAACTTCCCAGTGTTATTATTTCCTGCCCCCATTCTATTTTGGTCCTTCAAACCTTTTTGATTTGGTGGA carries:
- a CDS encoding CDGSH iron-sulfur domain-containing protein, putative — its product is MKDPLEYLEHINFNTNKFPQYNHLVESCPSENEKEKIIRICRCWQSAKFPYCDDTHKVFIENGDNVGPFVAKLVSYKLSDDERLKQQKYNEKYIKIDKKITANQYSVLNNKLNYTRFMNFNTYPFNNNKFKKSMLFSFAILTSALLYDQKEKLKHLLQVNKKLFKDIEIKKDHAGI
- a CDS encoding RNA-binding protein, putative → MKKYPLINHPPNQKGLKDQNRMGAGNNNTGKFRDAKQYNNNGSNKMNMSKMHMNNSMYNNNSGDNSMSNNNVNNGNSGNSGNTVNSIKTNNNSLGLYIDNPQNAFIFDENDLKTLFSYYKGAKTIRILNDKAAAQITFNDPNMIQQVRKDINGLTINDIGTIRCITLNEGKVIEQFLPFSANDPTNVQNKSNNGNQDSENTVDMLKKLANLLQNNGGNNNDENGSGPNDISRVNGNGGMMSNPQNGRNKNNENTNNMFAKNQVKNKTSNHSNYNNINPNFNQNNNMKNEHNDNPYATKRLSRFELIDIFGYPTEFDVMKKILGLNNCNISYVNENTNNKLSIEIKGKALNEAPIAERMHISVIGDDLVLYKKGIELLVQLLNSIYEEFCIFCNENNYEIPENLSFKRHEYMYKSDGSTKYVGFKDTWNVDNDNDNYTNDYSFKKNKNTTKNDKDKRNNNSFGGYFN